One window of Phycodurus eques isolate BA_2022a chromosome 8, UOR_Pequ_1.1, whole genome shotgun sequence genomic DNA carries:
- the jun gene encoding transcription factor AP-1, which yields METTFYDDSLNGAGYGYSGSKALKHNMTLNLSDPAGSLKPHLRARAGDLLTSPDVGLLKLASPELERLIIQSSNGLITTTPTPTQFLCPKNVTDEQEGFAEGFVRALAELHHQHLPGVSAPSGPPPPASVTGLAVYSGSMRSDSPVYEELNTFQPAISTVSSPSYTTSVPSYTTTALSYTTTAPSASFPVYAQPSSSSSSTSSSHLPMLTALKEEPQTVPEMPGETPPLSPIDMESQERIKAERKRMRNRIAASKCRKRKLERISRLEDKVKTLKSQNSDLASTANMLREQVAQLKQKVMNHVNSGCQLMLTQQLQTF from the coding sequence ATGGAAACTACTTTCTACGACGACTCGCTCAACGGCGCCGGCTACGGATACAGCGGCTCGAAGGCGCTCAAGCACAACATGACGCTGAACCTGTCCGACCCTGCCGGTAGCCTGAAGCCTCACCTACGGGCGCGGGCCGGCGATCTGCTCACCTCCCCGGACGTGGGCTTGCTGAAGCTGGCCTCCCCGGAGCTGGAGCGGCTCATCATCCAGTCCAGCAACGGACTGATCACCACCACGCCGACGCCGACGCAGTTCCTGTGCCCCAAGAACGTCACTGACGAGCAGGAGGGCTTCGCCGAGGGCTTCGTGCGCGCCCTGGCCGAGCTCCACCACCAGCACTTGCCCGGGGTGAGCGCCCCCTCGGGCCCGCCGCCGCCGGCGTCCGTAACCGGTTTGGCCGTGTACAGCGGCAGCATGCGCTCGGACTCGCCGGTTTACGAGGAGTTAAACACGTTCCAGCCGGCTATCAGCACCGTGTCGTCCCCGAGTTACACCACCTCGGTCCCTAGTTACACCACCACGGCTCTGAGCTACACCACCACGGCCCCGAGCGCGTCCTTCCCGGTTTACGCACagccatcctcctcctcttcatccacctcctcctcccatCTCCCGATGCTCACCGCGCTCAAGGAGGAGCCGCAAACGGTGCCCGAGATGCCGGGTGAAACGCCTCCGCTGTCCCCCATCGACATGGAGAGCCAGGAGCGCATCAAGGCCGAGCGCAAGCGCATGCGCAACCGCATCGCCGCCTCCAAGTGCCGCAAGAGGAAGCTGGAGCGGATCTCGCGGCTGGAGGACAAAGTGAAGACCCTCAAGTCGCAGAACTCGGACCTGGCGTCCACCGCCAACATGTTGCGGGAGCAGGTGGCGCAACTCAAGCAGAAGGTGATGAACCACGTCAACAGCGGCTGTCAGCTCATGTTGACGCAGCAGCTCCAGACCTTCTGA